A single genomic interval of Rhizobium leguminosarum bv. trifolii WSM1325 harbors:
- a CDS encoding transcriptional regulator, AsnC family (PFAM: regulatory protein AsnC/Lrp family~SMART: regulatory protein AsnC/Lrp family~KEGG: rec:RHECIAT_CH0001857 leucine-responsive transcriptional regulator protein, AsnC family), with protein MADLDTIDLAILGALQANARMTNAELAERIGLSPSACSRRLDILERSGVIGGYHARLSHKALDYKMIAIVHISLSGQFAKTLAEFEAAVKLCPNVLVCYLMSGEYDYILRVAARDLEDYERIHRDWLSALPHVVKINSSFALREIIDKPNVGL; from the coding sequence ATGGCCGATCTCGACACCATCGATCTTGCGATTCTCGGGGCATTGCAGGCCAATGCCCGCATGACCAATGCCGAGCTTGCCGAAAGGATCGGACTGTCGCCTTCGGCCTGTTCGCGCCGGCTCGACATCTTGGAAAGAAGCGGCGTCATCGGCGGCTACCACGCGCGGCTTTCACACAAGGCGCTCGACTACAAGATGATCGCCATCGTGCATATCTCGCTCTCCGGCCAGTTCGCCAAGACACTGGCGGAATTCGAGGCAGCGGTGAAGCTCTGCCCGAACGTGCTCGTCTGCTACCTGATGTCGGGCGAATACGATTACATCCTCAGGGTCGCCGCCCGTGATCTCGAGGACTATGAGCGCATCCACCGCGACTGGCTGTCGGCCCTTCCCCATGTCGTCAAGATCAATTCCAGCTTCGCTCTCAGAGAAATCATCGACAAGCCGAATGTCGGCCTTTGA
- a CDS encoding alanine dehydrogenase (KEGG: rec:RHECIAT_CH0001858 alanine dehydrogenase protein~TIGRFAM: alanine dehydrogenase~PFAM: alanine dehydrogenase/PNT domain protein): MRVGCPKEIKNHEYRVGLTPASVREYVAHGHDVWVETKAGVGIGADDAAYAAAGAKIAASAKDIFEKCDMIVKVKEPQPAEWAQLRDGQLLYTYLHLAPDPEQTKGLIASGVTAIAYETVTDERGGLPLLAPMSEVAGRLSIQAGATALQKANGGLGVLLGGVPGVLPAKVAVIGGGVVGLHAARMAAGLGADVSILDKSLPRLRQLDDIFAGRIHTRYSSIQALEEEVFSADLIIGAVLIPGAAAPKLVTREMLSGMKKGSVIVDVAIDQGGCFETSHATTHSDPTYEVDGVVHYCVANMPGAVPVTSAHALNNATLVHGLALADRGLRAIAEDKHLRNGLNVHKGRITSKPVADALGYEAFAPESVLNVA, translated from the coding sequence ATGCGTGTCGGTTGCCCGAAGGAAATCAAGAATCATGAATATCGCGTCGGTCTGACGCCGGCTTCGGTGCGAGAATATGTTGCCCACGGCCACGATGTCTGGGTGGAGACCAAGGCAGGCGTCGGTATCGGCGCTGATGATGCCGCCTATGCCGCGGCTGGCGCCAAGATCGCCGCCTCCGCCAAGGATATCTTCGAAAAGTGCGATATGATCGTCAAGGTGAAGGAGCCGCAGCCCGCCGAATGGGCGCAGCTCCGTGACGGCCAGCTTCTCTACACCTATCTGCATCTGGCGCCGGATCCTGAACAGACCAAGGGTCTCATCGCCTCCGGCGTTACCGCGATCGCCTATGAGACGGTGACCGACGAGCGCGGCGGTCTGCCGTTGCTGGCGCCGATGTCGGAGGTCGCCGGACGCCTGTCGATCCAGGCAGGGGCGACCGCGCTGCAGAAGGCCAATGGTGGCCTCGGCGTCCTGCTCGGCGGCGTACCTGGTGTGCTGCCGGCCAAGGTCGCGGTCATCGGCGGCGGCGTTGTCGGCCTGCATGCCGCCAGGATGGCCGCCGGCCTCGGCGCCGATGTCAGCATCCTCGACAAGTCGCTGCCGCGCTTGCGCCAGCTTGACGATATCTTCGCCGGCCGCATCCACACCCGTTATTCCAGCATCCAGGCGCTGGAGGAGGAAGTCTTCTCGGCCGATCTCATTATCGGCGCCGTGCTGATTCCCGGCGCTGCCGCTCCGAAGCTCGTCACCCGCGAGATGCTCTCCGGCATGAAGAAGGGCTCCGTCATCGTCGACGTCGCCATCGACCAGGGCGGCTGCTTCGAGACCTCGCATGCGACGACCCATTCCGATCCGACCTATGAAGTCGACGGCGTCGTGCATTATTGCGTCGCCAACATGCCGGGCGCCGTGCCGGTCACCTCGGCGCACGCGCTGAACAATGCCACATTGGTTCATGGCCTGGCGCTTGCCGATCGCGGCCTGCGCGCTATTGCCGAAGACAAGCACCTGAGGAACGGCCTCAACGTGCACAAGGGCCGCATTACCAGCAAGCCCGTCGCCGACGCGCTGGGCTACGAAGCCTTTGCGCCGGAGAGCGTACTGAACGTAGCGTAA
- a CDS encoding putative acetyltransferase protein (KEGG: rec:RHECIAT_CH0001860 putative acetyltransferase protein): MGKAPASLKAHITRLEMTAPPKASMPVPVNIQTAIMRAPEIPLPFYRYLYRQVGARWQWVDRLRMSDEQLAETLNDKRNNISVLYVNGAPAGFYEYFCEDEDMIELSHFGLIEHALGLGIGKWFLLQALYAIWSLNPKRVTTTTNNLDHPRALQLYQMYGFSPVSTGTGIVRPLSDKELLEIARKS; the protein is encoded by the coding sequence ATGGGAAAGGCACCCGCTTCGCTGAAAGCTCACATCACCCGGCTCGAAATGACGGCGCCGCCAAAGGCAAGCATGCCGGTGCCCGTCAATATCCAGACGGCGATCATGCGCGCTCCCGAGATCCCGCTGCCCTTCTACCGCTATCTCTACCGGCAGGTGGGTGCCCGCTGGCAATGGGTGGATCGGTTGCGCATGAGCGACGAGCAGCTTGCCGAGACGCTGAACGACAAGCGCAACAATATCAGCGTTCTCTACGTGAACGGCGCGCCCGCCGGCTTCTACGAATATTTCTGCGAAGACGAGGATATGATCGAGCTCAGCCATTTCGGCCTGATCGAACATGCGCTCGGTCTCGGCATCGGCAAGTGGTTCCTGCTGCAGGCGCTCTATGCCATCTGGTCGCTCAATCCGAAGCGGGTCACCACCACCACCAACAACCTCGACCATCCGCGCGCGCTGCAGCTCTACCAGATGTACGGCTTCTCCCCCGTCTCGACCGGCACCGGCATCGTCCGGCCGCTCAGCGACAAGGAGCTTCTGGAGATTGCGCGGAAAAGCTGA
- a CDS encoding protein of unknown function DUF6 transmembrane (PFAM: protein of unknown function DUF6 transmembrane~KEGG: rec:RHECIAT_CH0001856 hypothetical conserved membrane protein), with product MTSKTQGYIFVLLALTIFSLQDAISKHLATAYPPIFVTMIRYWAFALFTIILASKMRGGIKATARTKRPFLQVTRGVLLAVQVVLAITCFAVIGLARSQAIFSATPILIALLAMPILGERVGWRRWAAIGAGLFGVLLILKPEGEFFDLKLLLAVLSCFNFAFYVIATRLVSRDDSSMTSFFYTGVVGGVTMTLVGPFYWSWMSPGDWGWMALVCVTSISSHYFLIRAYDILDAAAVQPLTYLSLVYASVIGMVIYDETLSLNMIAGSIIVVAAGIFTVWREHVVGRRAAAAN from the coding sequence ATGACATCGAAGACCCAAGGCTATATCTTCGTTCTGCTGGCGCTCACCATCTTTTCACTGCAGGACGCCATCTCGAAACATCTGGCGACGGCCTATCCGCCGATCTTCGTGACGATGATCCGCTATTGGGCCTTTGCGCTTTTCACGATCATCCTCGCGTCGAAGATGCGCGGCGGTATCAAGGCGACGGCCCGCACCAAACGCCCCTTCCTGCAGGTGACGCGCGGCGTTCTGCTTGCAGTTCAGGTGGTTCTGGCCATCACCTGCTTTGCCGTGATCGGCCTTGCCCGTTCACAGGCGATCTTTTCCGCGACGCCGATCCTGATCGCGCTGCTGGCGATGCCGATCCTCGGCGAGCGGGTCGGGTGGCGGCGGTGGGCAGCGATCGGCGCCGGACTGTTCGGAGTGCTGCTGATCCTGAAGCCGGAAGGCGAATTTTTCGACCTTAAGCTGCTTCTCGCCGTCCTTTCCTGCTTCAACTTCGCCTTCTACGTTATCGCCACCCGCTTGGTCAGCCGCGACGATTCGTCGATGACCAGCTTCTTCTATACCGGCGTCGTCGGTGGCGTTACGATGACGCTGGTCGGACCGTTCTACTGGAGCTGGATGTCGCCGGGCGATTGGGGCTGGATGGCGCTCGTCTGCGTCACCAGCATTTCCAGCCATTATTTCCTGATCCGCGCCTATGATATTCTCGATGCCGCCGCCGTCCAGCCGCTGACCTATCTGTCACTTGTCTACGCCTCTGTCATCGGCATGGTGATCTACGATGAAACGCTCAGTCTCAATATGATCGCTGGCTCGATCATCGTGGTTGCCGCCGGGATCTTCACGGTCTGGCGCGAACATGTGGTGGGACGCAGGGCCGCTGCTGCCAATTGA
- a CDS encoding Threonyl/alanyl tRNA synthetase SAD (PFAM: Threonyl/alanyl tRNA synthetase SAD~KEGG: rec:RHECIAT_CH0001862 alanyl-tRNA synthetase protein) translates to MSVNALYRDDFYLSTCDAVVTAVHEDGGIELDQTCFYATSGGQPGDTGELERADGSKIALGQTKHGPSKDVIIHVPLEGAPRPVVGETLVLHVDWPRRYRLMRMHTACHLLSVVCSYPITGAAVGEEESRVDFDMIETIDKDAVTVKLMQLVEQNHPVTLQWITDEELVANPDIVKSKNVRPPMGLGRVSLVCIGENSSIDSQPCGGTHVSETQEVGRIHIAKIEKKGKENRRFRIRFGTPGDEA, encoded by the coding sequence ATGTCCGTCAATGCCCTCTATCGTGACGACTTCTATCTCTCGACGTGCGATGCGGTCGTCACCGCCGTTCACGAAGACGGGGGCATCGAACTGGACCAGACCTGCTTCTATGCGACATCAGGTGGCCAGCCTGGTGACACCGGAGAGCTCGAACGCGCCGACGGCAGCAAGATCGCGCTCGGCCAGACGAAGCATGGTCCAAGCAAAGATGTCATCATCCATGTGCCGCTCGAAGGTGCGCCGCGGCCCGTGGTCGGCGAGACGCTGGTGCTGCATGTCGACTGGCCGCGCCGCTACAGGCTGATGCGCATGCACACGGCCTGCCACCTGCTTTCCGTCGTCTGCTCCTATCCGATCACCGGGGCTGCCGTCGGCGAAGAGGAAAGCCGCGTCGATTTCGACATGATCGAGACGATCGACAAGGACGCGGTGACGGTCAAGCTGATGCAATTGGTCGAGCAGAATCATCCGGTCACTCTGCAATGGATCACCGACGAGGAGCTTGTGGCCAATCCCGATATCGTCAAATCGAAGAACGTGCGCCCACCGATGGGGCTCGGGCGCGTCAGCCTCGTCTGCATCGGCGAGAACTCCTCGATTGACAGCCAACCCTGCGGCGGCACACATGTCTCCGAGACTCAGGAAGTCGGCCGGATCCATATCGCCAAAATCGAGAAGAAGGGCAAAGAGAACCGGCGCTTCCGCATCCGCTTCGGCACGCCCGGCGACGAAGCCTGA
- a CDS encoding Pyridoxal-5'-phosphate-dependent protein beta subunit (PFAM: Pyridoxal-5'-phosphate-dependent protein beta subunit~KEGG: rec:RHECIAT_CH0001863 cysteine synthase protein) — MTFHPSVLEAIGNTPLIKLKGASEVTGCTILGKAEFLNPGQSVKDRAALYIIRDAERKGLLRPGGVIVEGTAGNTGIGLTLVAKALGYRTVIVIPETQSQEKKDALKLLGAELVEVPAVAYKNPNNYVKVSGRLAEQLAKTEPNGAIWANQFDNVANRQAHIETTAKEIWKDTDGKVDGFVCSVGSGGTLAGVAAGLKAFRSAVKIGIADPDGAALYEFYQNGALKSEGSSITEGIGQGRITANLEGFTPDYAYRISDAEALPYLFDLVENEGLCLGGSTAINIAGAVNLARDLGPGHTVVTILCDYGNRYQSKLFNPDFLTSKGLPVPGWMAKSPDIHVPYEPV; from the coding sequence ATGACCTTCCACCCCTCCGTCCTTGAAGCCATCGGCAACACGCCCCTAATCAAACTCAAGGGCGCCTCAGAGGTGACCGGCTGTACCATTCTTGGCAAGGCGGAGTTCCTGAACCCCGGCCAGTCGGTGAAGGATCGGGCCGCGCTCTACATCATCCGCGACGCAGAGCGGAAGGGATTGCTTCGTCCGGGCGGCGTCATCGTCGAGGGTACGGCCGGCAATACCGGCATCGGGCTGACGCTGGTCGCCAAGGCGCTCGGTTATCGTACCGTCATCGTCATCCCGGAAACGCAGAGCCAGGAAAAGAAAGACGCGCTGAAGCTGCTCGGCGCCGAACTCGTCGAAGTACCCGCCGTTGCCTACAAGAACCCGAACAACTACGTGAAGGTGTCCGGGCGGCTGGCAGAGCAACTGGCGAAGACCGAGCCGAACGGGGCAATCTGGGCAAACCAGTTCGACAACGTCGCCAACCGTCAGGCGCATATCGAAACAACCGCCAAGGAAATCTGGAAAGACACCGACGGCAAGGTCGACGGCTTTGTCTGCTCGGTCGGCTCCGGTGGCACGCTGGCAGGTGTGGCGGCCGGCCTCAAGGCTTTCAGGTCTGCCGTCAAGATCGGCATCGCCGATCCCGATGGCGCTGCTCTCTATGAATTCTACCAGAACGGCGCGCTGAAATCCGAGGGATCCTCGATCACCGAGGGCATTGGCCAGGGCCGCATCACCGCCAATCTCGAGGGTTTCACGCCTGACTATGCCTATCGGATCTCGGATGCCGAAGCGCTTCCCTATCTCTTCGACCTTGTCGAGAACGAGGGCCTCTGCCTTGGCGGCTCGACGGCGATCAACATTGCCGGCGCGGTCAATCTCGCCCGGGACCTTGGACCTGGTCACACGGTGGTGACGATCCTCTGCGATTACGGCAACCGCTATCAGTCCAAGCTCTTCAACCCGGACTTCCTCACCTCGAAGGGGCTGCCCGTTCCGGGCTGGATGGCCAAGTCGCCCGATATCCACGTTCCCTACGAGCCCGTGTGA
- a CDS encoding anti-ECFsigma factor, ChrR (TIGRFAM: anti-sigma factor, ChrR family~KEGG: rec:RHECIAT_CH0001864 anti-sigma factor transcriptional activator protein), whose protein sequence is MVHEQIDTIDALMAHYVAGSLPEPARVLVQSHLEMKPDNRSLVNSLELLAGEALENAPEVAIADRDGRLAAIFSSASPVTAPQTAARPENALFPQALRNLLGFEAEDVRWRRRLPGFREYSLDMDGCEVSLMWIRPGRALPAHTHKGMELILILDGAFNDERGRFGPGDISIADETVDHRPVAEKDRPCIAFAVSDGPVKLTGSFRQMIGDLIG, encoded by the coding sequence ATGGTTCACGAGCAGATCGACACGATCGATGCATTGATGGCGCATTATGTTGCCGGCTCCTTGCCCGAGCCGGCGCGTGTGTTGGTGCAGTCTCATCTCGAAATGAAACCGGATAATCGCAGCCTGGTGAACAGCCTCGAGCTGCTGGCCGGCGAAGCTCTGGAAAACGCGCCTGAAGTCGCCATTGCCGATCGCGACGGGCGGCTTGCGGCGATCTTTTCCTCTGCGTCTCCCGTCACGGCGCCGCAGACGGCCGCGCGGCCGGAGAACGCGCTGTTTCCCCAAGCGTTGCGCAATCTCTTGGGCTTCGAGGCCGAGGACGTTCGCTGGCGTCGGCGGTTGCCCGGTTTCAGGGAATATTCGCTCGACATGGACGGCTGCGAGGTCAGCCTGATGTGGATCCGGCCGGGCCGAGCCTTGCCGGCGCACACCCACAAAGGCATGGAACTGATCCTCATTCTCGACGGCGCCTTCAACGATGAACGCGGCCGTTTCGGTCCCGGCGACATCTCCATTGCCGACGAGACGGTCGACCACCGGCCGGTAGCCGAAAAGGACAGGCCTTGCATCGCCTTTGCCGTCTCGGATGGACCGGTCAAGCTCACCGGATCCTTTCGTCAGATGATCGGCGACTTGATCGGCTGA
- a CDS encoding Methyltransferase type 11 (PFAM: Methyltransferase type 11; Methyltransferase type 12~KEGG: rec:RHECIAT_PC0000208 putative methyltransferase protein), translating into MMAEEAALNFADFYDAELALHNAHFRVAAAVGRSDRVLDIGCGAGQTTRDAARAAEAGRAHGIDLSVTMLEIARRRSAEEGLPNATFEVADAQNYHFAKGEFDLCISRFGVMFFADPAVAFANIANAVRPGGRFIFMVWQDRDRNEWATAIHEALDPDSTGPVAASKAFSLSEPSVTSGLLETAGFATIEFREINEPVFYGPDPETALATIQTFENVKNALDRSVATAEIRARGCSTCWRRTRHPTEFNSIRAHG; encoded by the coding sequence ATGATGGCTGAAGAAGCAGCATTGAACTTCGCGGACTTCTATGATGCCGAGCTTGCTCTCCATAACGCGCATTTTCGGGTCGCCGCCGCGGTGGGGCGGTCTGATCGTGTTCTCGATATCGGTTGCGGCGCCGGACAAACCACACGTGACGCCGCGCGCGCTGCTGAAGCAGGACGAGCGCACGGAATAGACCTGTCCGTCACGATGCTGGAGATTGCCCGCCGGCGCAGCGCCGAGGAGGGATTACCCAATGCGACGTTCGAAGTGGCGGATGCACAGAACTACCACTTCGCAAAAGGGGAATTCGACCTTTGCATCAGTCGATTTGGCGTCATGTTCTTCGCCGATCCGGCGGTGGCTTTCGCCAACATCGCCAACGCCGTACGCCCGGGTGGGCGTTTCATTTTCATGGTCTGGCAGGACAGAGACCGCAATGAGTGGGCGACCGCCATACATGAGGCGCTTGACCCGGATTCAACCGGTCCGGTTGCGGCCAGCAAAGCCTTTTCGCTGAGCGAACCCTCGGTTACGTCTGGACTGCTCGAAACGGCAGGGTTCGCTACCATCGAGTTTCGTGAAATCAACGAGCCTGTGTTCTACGGTCCAGATCCCGAGACTGCATTGGCGACGATTCAGACATTTGAAAATGTGAAGAACGCCCTCGATCGTTCCGTCGCGACAGCCGAAATACGGGCGCGGGGCTGCTCGACATGCTGGAGGCGCACCAGACACCCCACGGAATTCAATTCGATTCGCGCGCATGGCTGA
- a CDS encoding short-chain dehydrogenase/reductase SDR (PFAM: short-chain dehydrogenase/reductase SDR; KR domain protein~KEGG: rec:RHECIAT_CH0001865 putative short-chain dehydrogenase/oxidoreductase protein) has product MRDFIAHPEHGIVWISGASSGIGRALALRLVGEGYKVAVTARSHEKLVELQAEANGLSGSIIVLDGDVTDAEDMEHVMASIEYEHGTLAMAILNAGVYLPVHAEDLNRTDFEKSFAVNLSGVVNCLLPAIRHMKAKGQGQIAIVSSVTGYGGLPTGAAYGATKAALINMAESLKFDLDKMGIRIQLVCPGFVDTPATRKNAFPMPSLVSVEEAAREIAAGLKSQAFEITFPKRFTTMLKLARLLPYSAYFTLVNRVTGWRERPPSAGRHPVTPHAAE; this is encoded by the coding sequence ATGCGTGACTTCATTGCCCATCCCGAACATGGAATCGTCTGGATTTCGGGCGCGAGCTCAGGCATCGGCCGGGCGCTTGCACTGAGGCTCGTCGGCGAAGGATACAAGGTCGCCGTCACGGCCAGAAGCCACGAAAAGCTTGTCGAACTGCAAGCCGAAGCCAATGGCCTCTCGGGCAGTATCATTGTGCTCGACGGCGACGTCACCGATGCCGAGGACATGGAACATGTCATGGCCTCCATCGAATATGAGCACGGCACGCTCGCCATGGCGATCCTCAATGCCGGCGTCTACCTGCCTGTCCATGCCGAGGATCTGAATCGCACCGATTTCGAGAAGAGCTTTGCCGTCAACCTCTCCGGCGTCGTCAACTGTCTGCTGCCGGCGATCCGCCATATGAAGGCGAAGGGGCAGGGACAAATTGCCATCGTTTCCTCCGTCACCGGTTATGGCGGCCTGCCGACGGGGGCTGCCTATGGTGCTACCAAGGCGGCGCTGATCAATATGGCCGAAAGCCTGAAATTCGATCTCGACAAGATGGGCATCCGCATCCAGCTCGTCTGCCCGGGCTTTGTCGATACGCCGGCAACGAGGAAGAATGCCTTTCCGATGCCGTCGCTGGTATCGGTCGAGGAGGCCGCCCGGGAGATTGCCGCCGGGTTGAAATCGCAGGCCTTCGAGATCACGTTTCCGAAGCGCTTCACCACCATGCTGAAGCTCGCGCGCTTGCTCCCCTACAGCGCTTATTTCACGCTGGTGAACCGCGTGACCGGCTGGCGGGAGCGACCGCCATCGGCTGGTCGCCACCCGGTGACACCGCATGCGGCGGAATGA
- a CDS encoding Rhodanese domain protein (PFAM: Rhodanese domain protein~SMART: Rhodanese domain protein~KEGG: ret:RHE_CH01773 thiosulfate sulfurtransferase protein) → MSETKSRFVVSADWLQSELGKADLRVLDASFYLPAQKRDADAEYAAGHIPGAIRFDQDKIADHSTSLPHTIPSPDYFAAEVGRLGISENDRIVVYDGIGLFASPRVWWLFRVMGAKNVFVLDGGLDGWKAEGRPLETAAPNPASATFTPNFDESRVVTLDRMRDIVSSGAMQIADARSAGRFAAAEPEPRAGMRSGHMPGARSLPSGVFASQGRFKSLPELRQTIEDAGIDLSKPVVTSCGSGITAAIITLALESLGHHDNKLYDGSWSEWGSRDDTPIVTGPPTPVKA, encoded by the coding sequence ATGAGTGAGACCAAGAGCCGTTTCGTCGTTTCGGCCGACTGGCTGCAGTCCGAGCTCGGCAAAGCTGACCTTCGGGTGCTGGACGCCTCCTTCTATCTGCCGGCGCAGAAGCGCGATGCCGATGCCGAATATGCTGCCGGCCATATTCCCGGCGCCATCCGCTTCGATCAGGACAAGATCGCCGACCATTCGACATCGCTGCCGCACACGATCCCCTCGCCCGATTATTTCGCCGCCGAAGTCGGCCGGCTCGGCATCAGCGAGAATGATCGGATCGTCGTCTATGACGGTATCGGTCTGTTCGCCTCGCCCCGCGTCTGGTGGCTTTTCCGGGTGATGGGCGCGAAAAACGTCTTCGTGCTCGATGGCGGTCTCGACGGCTGGAAGGCCGAGGGCCGTCCGCTGGAAACCGCAGCACCCAATCCTGCGTCGGCGACCTTCACGCCCAATTTCGATGAAAGCCGCGTGGTGACGCTCGATAGGATGCGCGACATCGTCTCCAGCGGCGCGATGCAGATCGCCGATGCCCGCAGCGCCGGCCGCTTCGCAGCCGCCGAGCCCGAACCGCGCGCCGGCATGCGCTCCGGCCATATGCCCGGCGCCCGCAGCCTGCCCTCCGGTGTCTTCGCCAGTCAGGGCCGTTTCAAGTCGCTGCCCGAACTCAGGCAGACGATCGAGGATGCCGGCATTGATCTTTCAAAACCCGTCGTCACCTCCTGCGGCTCGGGAATCACCGCCGCGATCATCACGCTGGCGCTGGAATCGCTCGGCCATCACGACAACAAGCTTTATGATGGCTCGTGGAGCGAATGGGGCAGCCGTGACGATACACCCATCGTTACCGGTCCGCCGACGCCGGTCAAAGCCTGA
- a CDS encoding protein of unknown function DUF1203 (PFAM: protein of unknown function DUF1203~KEGG: ret:RHE_CH01771 hypothetical protein): protein MTAIRFVAMPTTDAEHLWNGGRDAYDRLPETIVSDGPGHPCRHCLENIDAGEALLVFAYRPFPELQPYAETGPVFLHKQPCARYAAEEIMPPVLTTSRDFIVRGYSENDRIVYGTGAVTAIGDIPAYGEELLGRSGIAYVHVRSARNNCFQCRIDKVKAPALVEAGA, encoded by the coding sequence GTGACCGCCATTCGTTTTGTTGCCATGCCGACGACCGACGCCGAACACCTCTGGAACGGCGGCCGCGACGCCTATGACAGGCTGCCCGAGACGATCGTTTCCGATGGTCCCGGTCATCCCTGCCGCCATTGCCTTGAAAATATCGATGCGGGCGAGGCGTTGCTGGTCTTCGCCTATCGGCCCTTCCCCGAACTGCAGCCCTATGCCGAAACCGGCCCGGTCTTCCTGCACAAGCAGCCTTGTGCACGCTATGCCGCCGAAGAGATCATGCCGCCGGTGCTGACGACGAGCCGCGACTTCATCGTCCGCGGCTATAGTGAAAACGACCGCATCGTCTACGGCACCGGCGCGGTGACCGCTATCGGCGATATTCCAGCCTATGGCGAAGAGCTGCTGGGACGATCTGGTATCGCCTATGTGCATGTGCGCTCAGCGCGCAACAACTGCTTCCAATGCCGGATCGACAAAGTAAAGGCGCCGGCCCTGGTGGAGGCCGGCGCCTGA
- a CDS encoding type IV pilus assembly PilZ (PFAM: type IV pilus assembly PilZ~KEGG: rec:RHECIAT_CH0001855 hypothetical protein), with protein MTRNLKITARKADRKNCRVFGHVKYLNSQVDARILNLSPTGAALEMKGPLHAASGSKVRIEAENLGLLEGIIRWKHNGRVGIQFDVNSNARAQISSYFRFFHKEMRPVLAVRPLVRTAVNVERTPHLTTSAPNS; from the coding sequence ATGACCCGCAACTTGAAAATCACGGCTCGAAAGGCCGACCGAAAAAACTGCCGCGTGTTCGGCCATGTCAAATATCTGAACAGCCAGGTGGATGCCCGCATCCTCAACCTATCGCCAACCGGTGCCGCCCTGGAGATGAAGGGGCCGCTCCATGCCGCCTCCGGCAGCAAGGTGCGCATCGAGGCCGAAAACCTCGGGCTGCTCGAAGGCATCATCCGCTGGAAGCATAATGGCCGCGTCGGCATCCAGTTCGACGTGAATTCGAATGCGCGGGCGCAGATCTCCTCCTATTTCCGCTTTTTCCATAAGGAGATGCGGCCGGTGCTGGCGGTGCGTCCGCTGGTTAGAACCGCCGTCAACGTCGAGCGGACGCCTCACTTAACAACATCGGCACCAAACTCGTAA